One window from the genome of Phycisphaerales bacterium encodes:
- a CDS encoding adenylosuccinate synthase codes for MSETRHTAVVGLQWGDEGKGKIVDILARDHDLTVRYNGGANAGHTVVVGAERYALHLIPSGIIYPGKICVVGNGVVVDPHQVVKERDALISRGIEVSPERLRISDRAHVVMPWHKTLDAALENLLSASDSNGGKVDQSIGTTRRGIGPAYADKITRATAIRMGDLLDREHLSERIEIVTHVKNAQLLAFDPDHQPFDVAALIEEYAALGRELGPHICDTTYLLHDAMSAGKRLLFEGANACLLDVDHGTFPYVTSSNCSALGIPAGTGVPGRHIRDVIGIMKAYSTRVGAGPFPTELNNEIGNRIRERGREYGTTTGRPRRCGWLDLVAVKYSAMLCGTTRLAVMLFDVLAGFDELKICTAYRLADGSTTDRFLPDAHRLAAAQPVYETVRGFGEDISGVRRLEDLPRHAREYLQRIEQFVGVPVGIVSVGPERGQTLMCGE; via the coding sequence TTGTCAGAAACAAGGCATACCGCGGTCGTCGGCCTTCAGTGGGGCGACGAGGGCAAGGGCAAGATCGTTGACATCCTCGCCCGCGACCACGATCTCACCGTCCGATATAACGGCGGGGCGAACGCCGGCCACACCGTCGTCGTCGGCGCCGAGCGCTACGCGCTGCACCTGATCCCGTCGGGCATTATCTACCCCGGCAAGATCTGCGTCGTGGGCAATGGCGTGGTCGTCGATCCGCACCAGGTCGTCAAGGAGCGCGATGCGCTCATCAGCCGGGGCATTGAAGTTTCGCCCGAGCGTTTGCGCATCTCCGACCGTGCCCACGTCGTCATGCCCTGGCACAAGACGCTCGACGCGGCCCTCGAGAATCTGCTCTCGGCCAGCGACAGCAACGGCGGCAAGGTGGACCAGTCGATCGGCACGACGCGGCGCGGCATCGGCCCGGCCTACGCCGATAAGATCACCCGCGCCACGGCGATCCGCATGGGCGATCTGCTCGACCGCGAGCATCTCAGCGAGCGGATCGAGATCGTCACGCACGTGAAGAACGCGCAGCTGCTCGCGTTCGATCCCGATCACCAGCCCTTCGACGTGGCGGCGCTGATCGAGGAATATGCGGCGCTGGGCCGCGAACTCGGGCCCCACATCTGCGACACGACCTACCTGCTGCACGACGCGATGAGCGCCGGCAAGCGTTTGCTCTTCGAAGGGGCCAACGCGTGCCTGCTGGATGTCGATCACGGCACATTCCCGTATGTGACCAGCAGCAACTGCTCGGCGCTGGGCATTCCCGCGGGAACCGGCGTGCCGGGGCGGCACATCCGCGACGTCATCGGCATCATGAAGGCCTACAGCACGCGCGTCGGCGCCGGGCCGTTCCCGACCGAACTGAATAACGAAATCGGCAATCGCATCCGCGAGCGCGGGCGCGAATACGGCACGACGACCGGCCGGCCGCGCCGCTGCGGGTGGCTCGATCTCGTCGCCGTGAAGTACTCGGCGATGCTGTGCGGCACGACGCGGCTGGCGGTCATGCTTTTTGACGTGCTCGCCGGATTCGACGAACTAAAGATCTGCACCGCGTATCGCCTCGCGGATGGCTCGACGACGGACCGGTTCCTGCCCGATGCGCATCGTCTGGCGGCGGCGCAGCCGGTGTATGAAACGGTTCGCGGATTCGGCGAGGACATTTCGGGAGTGCGCCGGCTTGAAGACCTGCCGCGCCACGCGCGCGAGTATCTGCAGCGCATTGAGCAGTTCGTCGGCGTGCCGGTGGGCATCGTCAGCGTCGGCCCCGAACGCGGCCAGACGCTGATGTGCGGAGAATGA
- the pdxH gene encoding pyridoxamine 5'-phosphate oxidase, which yields MIDEPDLAFEIIPADPCALLGQWLEHAREQSAQPNWNVIYLATVDGHGRPGVRPVLQKYYDAMTGRITFFTNYHSRKARDIEACPNVSAAMHWDHLERVVRVDGAVEKASEEVSNRYFATRSRESQLGAWASDQSADLPDWETLLERVFEASSRFAGGPVPRPPHWGGYVLTPQSIEFWAGRESRIHERVLYVKDDGRWVSRRLYP from the coding sequence ATGATCGACGAACCCGATCTCGCGTTTGAAATCATTCCGGCCGATCCGTGCGCGCTGCTCGGGCAGTGGCTTGAGCACGCCCGCGAGCAGTCCGCCCAGCCGAACTGGAACGTGATCTACCTCGCCACGGTCGATGGGCATGGGCGGCCGGGCGTGCGGCCGGTGTTGCAGAAGTACTACGACGCCATGACCGGCCGGATCACCTTCTTCACCAATTACCACAGCCGCAAGGCGCGCGACATCGAGGCGTGCCCGAATGTCTCGGCGGCCATGCACTGGGACCACCTCGAGCGCGTCGTGCGCGTGGACGGCGCCGTGGAGAAGGCGTCGGAAGAGGTGTCGAACCGCTACTTTGCCACGCGCAGCCGCGAGAGCCAGCTGGGCGCTTGGGCGAGCGACCAGAGCGCCGATCTGCCCGACTGGGAGACGCTGCTGGAGCGCGTGTTCGAGGCGTCATCGCGCTTCGCCGGCGGGCCGGTGCCGCGCCCGCCGCACTGGGGCGGCTACGTATTGACGCCGCAGTCGATCGAATTCTGGGCCGGCCGAGAGAGCCGCATCCACGAGCGGGTGCTGTACGTCAAAGACGACGGCCGCTGGGTGAGCCGGAGGTTGTACCCGTAA
- the sthA gene encoding Si-specific NAD(P)(+) transhydrogenase — protein sequence MTRYDLVCIGCGPAGEKAATQAAYFKRRVAVVEFEPRPGGAMINTGTIPSKTLRETALLLSAFRRRTVPGIRLQVDRDVSIFSFMARTLAVQQVEHDRVESAIDRHTIDVHSGRGCIVDPHTVRVTQADGSTVELKTEHILIATGSRPTDLKAMGYDHPRIVDSDQLLQLPCLPESLTIIGGGVIGCEYACVFGEMGVKVTLVEPRDVVLGFLDEEIRGALLRSMEDSNITIETGRGVDRIISPAGDEEVCVVLNDGAEIRSSHVLYAAGRCGNTEGIGLENIGIAPNNRGYLTVDDSYQTTCAGVYAAGDVIGFPALASTSMEQGRVAACRMFGLDYKKAVSDIFPIGLYTIPPIGTVGLTEQQAREARYDVMVGKAALALTARGRILEADNAPNVGFVKLVFEYPSRRLLGAQVIGDEATELIHIAQMVLGSVESDRTIDRFVHNVFNYPTLSETFRLAAVNGLQHIAMREGRDDQIAARAKVA from the coding sequence ATGACGCGCTATGACCTTGTCTGCATCGGATGCGGCCCCGCCGGCGAGAAGGCGGCCACGCAGGCGGCGTACTTTAAGCGCCGCGTGGCGGTGGTGGAGTTTGAGCCGCGCCCGGGCGGCGCGATGATCAACACCGGCACCATCCCATCCAAGACGCTGCGCGAAACGGCGCTGCTGCTTTCGGCCTTTCGACGCCGCACCGTTCCGGGCATCCGCCTCCAGGTCGATCGCGATGTCTCCATCTTCTCGTTCATGGCGCGCACGCTCGCGGTGCAGCAGGTCGAGCACGACCGCGTCGAGTCCGCCATCGACCGGCACACGATCGACGTGCACAGCGGCCGTGGGTGCATCGTCGATCCGCACACGGTGCGCGTCACGCAGGCCGACGGATCGACCGTCGAACTGAAGACCGAGCACATTCTCATCGCCACGGGCAGCCGGCCGACGGATCTCAAGGCGATGGGCTACGACCATCCGCGCATCGTCGATTCCGATCAGCTGCTCCAATTGCCGTGCCTGCCCGAGTCGCTCACGATCATCGGCGGGGGCGTCATCGGATGTGAATACGCGTGCGTGTTCGGCGAGATGGGCGTGAAGGTAACGCTCGTCGAGCCGCGCGACGTCGTGCTCGGCTTCCTCGATGAAGAGATTCGAGGCGCGCTGCTGCGCTCGATGGAAGACTCGAACATCACGATCGAAACGGGGCGGGGGGTGGATCGGATCATTTCACCGGCCGGCGATGAAGAGGTGTGCGTCGTGCTCAACGACGGCGCCGAGATCCGCTCATCGCACGTGCTCTACGCGGCCGGCCGCTGCGGCAACACGGAAGGCATCGGACTTGAGAACATCGGAATTGCCCCCAACAACCGCGGTTACCTCACCGTGGACGATTCGTACCAGACGACGTGCGCCGGCGTGTATGCCGCAGGAGATGTCATCGGTTTTCCGGCGCTGGCGTCCACGTCGATGGAGCAGGGGCGCGTGGCCGCGTGTCGCATGTTCGGGCTTGATTACAAGAAGGCGGTCTCGGATATCTTTCCCATCGGGCTGTACACCATTCCGCCCATCGGGACCGTTGGGCTGACCGAGCAGCAGGCGCGCGAGGCGCGCTACGACGTGATGGTCGGCAAGGCGGCGCTGGCGCTGACGGCGCGCGGCCGCATTCTCGAGGCCGACAACGCGCCCAACGTGGGCTTTGTCAAGCTCGTCTTCGAATATCCGAGCCGGCGGCTGCTGGGCGCGCAGGTCATCGGCGATGAAGCAACTGAACTCATTCACATCGCGCAGATGGTGCTCGGCTCGGTCGAGAGCGATCGAACGATCGATCGCTTCGTGCACAACGTGTTCAACTACCCGACGCTCAGCGAGACGTTCCGCCTCGCGGCGGTCAATGGCCTGCAGCACATCGCCATGCGCGAAGGCCGCGACGACCAGATCGCCGCCCGGGCGAAGGTGGCGTGA